The following proteins come from a genomic window of Miscanthus floridulus cultivar M001 chromosome 2, ASM1932011v1, whole genome shotgun sequence:
- the LOC136540739 gene encoding NAC domain-containing protein 105-like, giving the protein MDSMESCVPPGFRFHPTDEELVGYYLGKKVASQKIDLDVIRDIDLYRIEPWDLQEHCGIGYEEQNEWYFFSYKDRKYPTGTRTNRATMAGFWKATGRDKAVHDKSHLIGMRKTLVFYKGRAPNGQKTDWIMHEYRLETDENAPPQEEGWVVCRAFKKRTAYPARSMAMAWDPSYAYREVSAMGAAAAAEAAAFVDPNNAAYAQIRRQSNRSARFKQEAEMDGAAAALLQYSSSHLVELPQLESPSAPLAPANQSQASAADEVVDGADSGRRPGKKARADKVATDWRALDKFVASQLSPAVECSGSLEAAAAAASTAAASNVGSQLDHVEDDEMAALLFLNSDGREEVERWTGLLGPAGGDGDFGLCVFEK; this is encoded by the exons ATGGACTCCATGGAATCATGCGTGCCCCCGGGGTTCAGGTTCCACCCCACCGACGAGGAGCTCGTCGGCTACTACCTCGGGAAGAAGGTGGCCTCCCAGAAGATTGACCTCGACGTCATACGCGACATCGATCTCTACCGCATCGAGCCATGGGATCTCCAAG AACATTGCGGGATCGGGTACGAGGAGCAGAACGAGTGGTACTTCTTCAGCTACAAGGACCGGAAGTACCCGACGGGGACGCGGACCAACAGGGCCACCATGGCCGGGTTCTGGAAGGCAACGGGCAGGGACAAGGCGGTGCACGACAAAAGCCACCTCATCGGCATGAGGAAGACGCTCGTCTTCTACAAGGGAAGGGCTCCCAACGGGCAGAAGACCGACTGGATCATGCACGAGTACCGGCTCGAGACCGACGAGAATGCGCCGCCACAG GAAGAAGGCTGGGTGGTGTGCCGGGCGTTCAAGAAGAGAACAGCGTACCCAGCAAGGAGCATGGCGATGGCATGGGACCCCAGCTACGCCTACCGCGAGGTCAGCGccatgggcgcggcggcggctgcggaggCGGCGGCGTTCGTGGACCCCAATAACGCGGCGTACGCGCAGATCAGGCGCCAGTCCAACAGGAGCGCGCGCTTCAAACAGGAGGCCGAGATGGACGGCGCTGCCGCCGCGTTGCTGCAGTACTCCTCCAGCCACCTAGTCGAGCTGCCGCAGCTCGAGAGCCCGTCGGCGCCGCTCGCGCCGGCTAATCAGAGCCAGGCGTCAGCCGCTGATGAGGTGGTGGACGGCGCCGACAGCGGTAGGCGGCCGGGCAAGAAGGCGCGGGCCGATAAGGTGGCCACGGACTGGAGGGCGCTCGACAAGTTCGTCGCGTCACAGCTCAGCCCCGCGGTGGAGTGCAGCGGCAGCTTGGAGGCGGCCGCAGCAGCAGCGTCGACGGCCGCCGCCAGCAACGTGGGCTCACAGCTGGACCACGTTGAGGATGATGAAATGGCGGCATTACTGTTCCTCAACAGCGACGGGAGGGAGGAAGTGGAGAGGTGGACGGGGCTGCTCGGCCCCGCCGGCGGGGACGGCGACTTTGGACTGTGTGTGTTCGAGAAATGA